A window of Streptomyces sp. NBC_01689 genomic DNA:
ATGCGTGACATGAGAGTGGCATGAGAGAAGGACGACAGGGCCGTCCACCCGGGACGGACGCCTTCGTCCTCCCAACGGACGAAGGTACGCGGGAGTGCCCGCGTTCCCCGCACGAAGGTACGGCCGATCCGGCCGCCCGTCACCCGGCCGCCGCCGCCCCCGGACCCCTCGCGCCGCGGTGTCCGTCCCGGGTGTCAGTCGCGCGTCATAGACTTCGTCGCTGTCCCCCGGACTGTCACCGATCGTTCTTCTTGGAGGCCGAAGCCGTGTCGAAGCCGCCGTTCACGCACCTGCACGTCCACACCCAGTACTCGCTGCTGGACGGTGCCGCGCGGCTCAAGGACATGTTCGACGCCTGCAACGAGATGGGCATGACGCACATCGCCATGAGCGACCACGGCAACCTGCACGGGGCCTACGACTTCTTCCACACGGCGAAGAAGGCGGGCGTCACGCCGATCATCGGCATCGAGGCGTACGTCGCCCCGGAGTCCCGGCGCAACAAGCGCAAGATCCAGTGGGGCCAGCCGCACCAGAAGCGCGACGACGTCTCCGGGTCCGGCGGTTACACCCACAAGACGATCTGGGCGGCGAACCGGACGGGACTGCACAACCTCTTCAAGCTCTCCTCGGACGCGTACGCGGAGGGCTGGCTCCAGAAGTGGCCCCGGATGGACAAGGAGACCATCTCCCAGTGGTCGGAGGGGCTCATCGCCTCCACCGGCTGCCCCTCCGGCGAGCTCCAGACCCGGCTGCGTCTCGGCCAGTTCGACGAGGCCCTGAAGTCGGCCGCGGAGTACCAGGACATCTTCGGCAAGGACCGCTACTTCCTGGAGCTGATGGACCACGGCATCGAGATCGAGCGCCGGGTCCGCGACGGTCTCCTGGAGATCGGCAAGAAGCTCGGCATCCCGCCCCTGGTGACGAACGACTCGCACTACACGTACGCGCACGAGGCCACCGCGCACGACGCCCTGCTCTGCATCCAGACCGGCAAGAACCTCTCCGACCCGGACCGCTTCCGCTTCGACGGCACCGGCTACTACCTGAAGACGACGGACGAGATGTACGCCGTCGACTCCTCGGACGCCTGGCAGGAGGGCTGCGCCAACACCCTCCTGGTGGCCGAGCAGATCGACACGACCGGCATGTTCGAGGCGAAGAACCTCATGCCGAAGTTCGACATCCCCGACGGCTTCACCGAGGTCACCTGGTTCCAGGAGGAGGTCCGCCTCGGCATGGAGCGCCGCTTCCCGGGCGGTGTCCCCGACGACCGCCAGAAGCAGGCCGAGTACGAGATGGACGTCATCATCCAGATGGGGTTCCCGGGGTACTTCCTCGTCGTCGCCGACTTCATCATGTGGGCCAAGAAGCAGGGCATCGCGGTGGGCCCGGGCCGTGGCTCCGCGGCCGGCTCGATCGTCGCCTACGCCATGGGCATCACGGACCTCGACCCGATCCCGCACGGACTGATCTTCGAGCGGTTCCTCAACCCCGAGCGCGTCTCCATGCCCGACGTCGACATCGACTTCGACGAGCGTCGGCGCGTCGAGGTGATCAGGTACGTGACCGAGAAGTACGGCGCCGACAAGGTCGCCATGATCGGCACCTACGGCAAGATCAAGGCGAAGAACGCCATCAAGGACTCCGCGCGCGTGCTGGGCTACCCGTACGCGATGGGCGACCGCCTCACCAAGGCGATGCCCGCCGACGTCCTCGGCAAGGGCATCGACCTGAACGGCATCACCGACTCCTCGCACCCGCGCTACAGCGAGGCGGGCGAGATCCGGGCGATGTACGAGAACGAGCCGGACGTGAAGAAGGTCATCGACACCGCCAAGGGCGTCGAGGGACTGGTCCGGCAGATGGGCGTGCACGCCGCCGGCGTCATCATGTCCAGCGAGCCCATCGTCGACCACGCGCCGGTCTGGGTGCGGCACACGGACGGCGTGACCATCACGCAGTGGGACTACCCGCAGTGCGAGTCGCTCGGCCTGCTGAAGATGGACTTCCTCGGCCTGCGCAACCTGACGATCATGGACGACGCCGTCAAGATGGTGAAGTCCAACAAGGGCGTCGACCTGGACCTGCTGGCGCTCCCGCTCGACGACCCGAAGACCTTCGAACTGCTCCAGCGCGGCGAGACCCTCGGCGTCTTCCAGTTCGACGGCGGCCCCATGCGCTCCCTGCTGCGCCTGATGAAGCCGGACAACTTCGAGGACATCTCCGCCGTCTCGGCGCTCTACCGTCCCGGCCCGATGGGCATGGACTCGCACACGAACTACGCGCTCCGCAAGAACAAGCTCCAGGAGATCACCCCGATCCACAAGGAGCTGGAGGAGCCCCTCCAGGAGGTCCTGGCGGTCACCTACGGCCTGATCGTCTACCAGGAGCAGGTGCAGAAGGCGGCCCAGATCATCGCGGGGTACTCGCTCGGCGAGGCCGACATCCTGCGCCGCGTCATGGGCAAGAAGAAGCCCGACGAACTGGCGAAGAACTTCGTGCTGTTCCAGAAGGGCGCCCGGGACAAGGGCTACAGCGACGAGGCGATCCAGGCCCTGTGGGACGTGCTGGTCCCCTTCGCCGGCTACGCGTTCAACAAGGCGCACTCCGCCGCGTACGGCCTGGTCTCCTACTGGACCGCCTACCTGAAGGCGAACCACCCGGCCGAGTACATGGCCGGTCTGCTCACCTCGGTCAAGGACGACAAGGACAAGTCCGCGATCTACCTCAACGAGTGCCGGCGCATGGGCATCAAGGTGCTCCCGCCCAACGTCAACGAGTCCGAGCAGAACTTCGCCGCCCAGGGCGACGACGTGATCCTCTTCGGCCTCTCCGCCGTGCGCAACGTCGGCACGAACGTCGTCGAGTCGATCATCAAGAGCCGCAAGGCCAAGGGGAAGTACGCCTCCTTCCCCGACTACCTCGACAAGGTCGAGGCCGTCGCCTGCAACAAGCGCACCACGGAATCGCTGATCAAGGCCGGCGCGTTCGACACCATGGGGCACACCCGCAAGGGGCTCACCGCGCAGTTCGAGCCGATGATCGACAACGTGGTGCAGGTCAAGCGCAAGGAGGCCGAGGGCCAGTTCGACCTCTTCGGCGGCATGGGCGACGAGGACGCCGGCGAGCCCGGCTTCGGACTCGACGTCGAGTTCACCACCGACGAGTGGGACAAGGCCTACCTGCTCGCCCAGGAGCGGGAGATGCTCGGCCTGTACGTCTCCGACCACCCGCTCTTCGGTCTGGAGCACGTGCTCTCCGACAAGGCCGACGCGGGCATCT
This region includes:
- the dnaE gene encoding DNA polymerase III subunit alpha yields the protein MSKPPFTHLHVHTQYSLLDGAARLKDMFDACNEMGMTHIAMSDHGNLHGAYDFFHTAKKAGVTPIIGIEAYVAPESRRNKRKIQWGQPHQKRDDVSGSGGYTHKTIWAANRTGLHNLFKLSSDAYAEGWLQKWPRMDKETISQWSEGLIASTGCPSGELQTRLRLGQFDEALKSAAEYQDIFGKDRYFLELMDHGIEIERRVRDGLLEIGKKLGIPPLVTNDSHYTYAHEATAHDALLCIQTGKNLSDPDRFRFDGTGYYLKTTDEMYAVDSSDAWQEGCANTLLVAEQIDTTGMFEAKNLMPKFDIPDGFTEVTWFQEEVRLGMERRFPGGVPDDRQKQAEYEMDVIIQMGFPGYFLVVADFIMWAKKQGIAVGPGRGSAAGSIVAYAMGITDLDPIPHGLIFERFLNPERVSMPDVDIDFDERRRVEVIRYVTEKYGADKVAMIGTYGKIKAKNAIKDSARVLGYPYAMGDRLTKAMPADVLGKGIDLNGITDSSHPRYSEAGEIRAMYENEPDVKKVIDTAKGVEGLVRQMGVHAAGVIMSSEPIVDHAPVWVRHTDGVTITQWDYPQCESLGLLKMDFLGLRNLTIMDDAVKMVKSNKGVDLDLLALPLDDPKTFELLQRGETLGVFQFDGGPMRSLLRLMKPDNFEDISAVSALYRPGPMGMDSHTNYALRKNKLQEITPIHKELEEPLQEVLAVTYGLIVYQEQVQKAAQIIAGYSLGEADILRRVMGKKKPDELAKNFVLFQKGARDKGYSDEAIQALWDVLVPFAGYAFNKAHSAAYGLVSYWTAYLKANHPAEYMAGLLTSVKDDKDKSAIYLNECRRMGIKVLPPNVNESEQNFAAQGDDVILFGLSAVRNVGTNVVESIIKSRKAKGKYASFPDYLDKVEAVACNKRTTESLIKAGAFDTMGHTRKGLTAQFEPMIDNVVQVKRKEAEGQFDLFGGMGDEDAGEPGFGLDVEFTTDEWDKAYLLAQEREMLGLYVSDHPLFGLEHVLSDKADAGISQLTGGEHADGAVVTIGGIISGLQRKMTKQGNAWAIATVEDLAGSIECMFFPATYQLVSTQLVEDAVVFVKGRLDKREDVPRLVAMELQVPDLSNAGTNAPVILTIPALKVTPPMVSRLGEILSHHKGESEVRIRLQGPRKTTVLRLDRHRVKPDPALFGDLKVLLGPSCLAG